In bacterium, the following proteins share a genomic window:
- a CDS encoding LuxR C-terminal-related transcriptional regulator: MLSNLPHRLTSFIGRGREIAEINHLLPDTRLLTLTGAGGCGKTRLALEVVAHPEEEAKDGVWWVELAALSKSALIPQAVAAALGVLEQPGRELIETLTNHMRPKALLLLLDNCEHLLESCAQLAERLLQVCPHIRILATSRESLGIAGELIYRVPSLSLPHPRHIGAPEDLMQYEATRLFVERATFNQPEFTLTQRNAPAVAQVCHRLDGIPLAIELAAARVKVLAVEQIAQRLDDRFRLLTGGSRTAVPRHRTLRAAMDWSYDLLSEKERTVLHRLSVFAGGCSLEAAEAVCSGERILRHEVLDLLTQLTDKSLVVADTQGGEARYRLLETVRQYGRDRLEETEEAADVRRRHFEWYLGLAEQAEPGLRGPAQGNWLKRLEAEHDNLRASLEWAKRETGSVEAGLRLAGALYRFWLLHGHWSEGRGWLEGALSAIDDTSIPALPKALRGAAQLAWRQGDDARATALAEKGLAVSCELGDRDEIAWHHLALGTTLLQSDATRAKASLENSLVFSGELGDSWRISVALAYLGVVARYHRDYEQAAAYYEKSHALSREVGDKWLIALVLRGLGTVALHLSDHGRAAAFFAESLALSRELGNTWGTEECLEGFAGLACAQGQYERAARFIGAAEALQETLGFRRLTPDQADYGQRLVTTRDRLGERVFARACAEGRGMTLEQAFEYALTPMLSAAFHPVGTPKQTSSEQLSGLTPREREVAVLIAQGLTNREIGAALVIAEKTADAHVQHILNKLAFHSRAQIAAWAVERGLARASPD; this comes from the coding sequence ATGCTTAGTAACCTTCCCCATCGGCTAACCAGTTTCATTGGGCGGGGGCGGGAGATCGCTGAGATCAATCATCTGCTCCCCGATACTCGTCTGCTCACGCTCACAGGCGCAGGGGGCTGTGGTAAGACGCGGCTCGCACTCGAGGTGGTGGCCCACCCGGAGGAAGAGGCCAAAGACGGGGTCTGGTGGGTAGAATTGGCCGCGCTCTCAAAATCCGCTCTTATCCCTCAGGCCGTCGCCGCTGCACTCGGCGTGCTCGAGCAACCGGGCCGCGAGTTGATCGAGACACTGACGAACCACATGCGTCCCAAGGCGCTGCTGCTCCTCTTGGACAATTGTGAGCATTTGCTGGAGTCCTGTGCGCAACTGGCCGAAAGGCTGCTGCAGGTTTGTCCCCATATCCGCATCCTGGCAACGAGCAGGGAAAGCTTAGGCATCGCCGGTGAGCTGATCTATCGCGTCCCCTCCCTCTCGCTGCCCCACCCCAGGCACATTGGGGCACCTGAGGACCTCATGCAGTACGAGGCGACACGTCTTTTTGTGGAGCGGGCAACGTTCAACCAACCCGAGTTTACGCTCACCCAGAGGAACGCGCCGGCGGTCGCCCAAGTGTGCCATCGGTTAGACGGCATCCCTCTCGCCATTGAGTTGGCGGCGGCGCGTGTGAAGGTGCTGGCGGTGGAGCAAATTGCGCAACGGCTAGACGACCGGTTTCGACTGCTGACCGGCGGAAGTCGTACGGCCGTGCCTCGACATCGGACACTGCGCGCCGCAATGGACTGGAGTTACGATTTGCTATCAGAGAAGGAACGCACCGTGTTACACCGGCTGTCGGTCTTTGCCGGTGGGTGCTCCTTGGAGGCGGCCGAAGCCGTCTGCTCCGGAGAGCGCATCCTGCGCCATGAGGTCCTCGACCTCCTTACGCAGCTAACGGATAAGTCACTGGTGGTGGCGGATACCCAGGGTGGGGAGGCCCGGTACCGGCTGCTGGAGACGGTGCGCCAATATGGCCGAGACCGGCTGGAAGAGACGGAAGAAGCAGCGGATGTCCGGAGGCGGCATTTTGAGTGGTACCTAGGACTGGCGGAGCAGGCTGAGCCGGGGCTGCGAGGTCCTGCACAGGGAAACTGGCTCAAGCGGCTGGAGGCAGAACACGACAACCTGCGCGCCTCGCTGGAGTGGGCCAAAAGGGAGACAGGCAGCGTCGAGGCGGGGTTGCGATTAGCGGGGGCTCTGTATCGATTTTGGCTCTTGCATGGACATTGGAGCGAGGGCCGCGGGTGGCTGGAAGGAGCATTGTCTGCGATCGACGATACATCGATCCCGGCTCTGCCGAAAGCCCTTAGGGGAGCAGCACAGCTAGCGTGGCGTCAAGGAGACGACGCCCGGGCGACTGCGTTGGCAGAGAAGGGCCTGGCTGTGTCCTGCGAACTGGGCGACCGAGACGAAATTGCATGGCACCACCTCGCTTTGGGCACAACGTTGCTTCAAAGCGATGCCACTCGAGCGAAGGCGTCGTTGGAGAATAGCTTGGTTTTTTCCGGAGAATTGGGGGATAGCTGGCGCATCAGCGTGGCCCTTGCATACCTGGGGGTTGTGGCCCGCTATCATCGGGACTATGAGCAGGCTGCTGCGTACTATGAAAAAAGCCATGCTCTGTCCCGAGAAGTAGGTGACAAATGGCTCATCGCCCTTGTGCTTCGCGGCTTGGGCACCGTGGCCCTACATCTGAGCGATCATGGGCGGGCAGCAGCATTTTTCGCAGAGAGCCTTGCCCTCAGCCGAGAATTGGGGAACACGTGGGGCACCGAAGAGTGTCTAGAAGGCTTCGCGGGGCTGGCCTGCGCACAGGGACAGTACGAACGGGCGGCCCGGTTCATCGGAGCAGCAGAAGCGCTACAGGAAACCCTTGGCTTCCGTCGCCTTACTCCCGACCAAGCCGACTACGGCCAACGCCTTGTCACCACGCGCGATCGCCTCGGTGAGAGGGTCTTTGCAAGAGCGTGCGCGGAGGGCCGTGGCATGACGTTGGAGCAGGCCTTCGAATATGCGCTGACTCCAATGTTGAGTGCCGCATTCCATCCTGTGGGAACACCAAAACAGACGTCTTCGGAACAATTGAGCGGCCTCACCCCCCGCGAGCGAGAAGTGGCGGTGCTGATAGCACAGGGGCTCACGAACCGCGAGATCGGCGCCGCACTGGTGATCGCAGAGAAAACAGCGGATGCTCACGTCCAGCACATCCTCAATAAACTGGCATTCCACTCGCGAGCGCAGATTGCCGCTTGGGCAGTCGAGCGTGGACTGGCGAGGGCCTCT